One Doryrhamphus excisus isolate RoL2022-K1 chromosome 17, RoL_Dexc_1.0, whole genome shotgun sequence genomic region harbors:
- the polr3glb gene encoding RNA polymerase III subunit GL b, protein MAGRGRGRSRRMMTFNVEAIGINRGDTLPPSIQQPTPLFPALEHKPLPLTGGEEAEYLLALKQEFRGAMKTLPFFIQPASAHTGQRAHTDVERYSDKYHSGEQADALTGWLPDSKRFPKELRLRVKKTIKKGASKEVVQSKKVQADEQKKAVTENKEVLLKLETLQSEEQQNSEDEEQQEKKEEDQEPEEEYDEEELEEETDYIMSYFDNGEDFGAESDDNMDEAIY, encoded by the exons ATCGGCATCAACAGAGGAGATACTCTACCACCGTCCATCCAACAGCCCACACCTCTGTTTCCT GCTTTGGAGCACAAGCCGCTCCCCCTAACAGGAGGCGAGGAGGCAGAGTATCTGTTGGCcctgaaacaggagttcagaggGGCCATGAAGACCCTCCCCTTCTTCATCCAGCCTGCCTCTGCACACACAGGTCAGAGGGCACACACAG ATGTGGAACGATACTCTGACAAATATCACAGCGGCGAGCAGGCCGATGCTCTGACAGGCTGGTTGCCAG ATTCAAAGAGATTCCCAAAAGAGCTGAGGTTACGTGtcaagaaaacaataaaaaagg GTGCGTCCAAAGAGGTTGTGCAGTCAAAGAAGGTTCAGGCTGATGAGCAGAAAAAAGCAGTAACAGAAAACAAGGAAGTTCTCCTCAAGCTGGAG ACGCTGCAGAGTGAAGAGCAGCAGAACTCTGAGGATGAGGAGCAGCAGGAGAAGAAGGAAGAGGATCAGGAGCCCGAGGAAGAGTATGacgaggaggagctggaggaa GAGACAGACTACATCATGTCCTATTTCGACAACGGCGAGGACTTTGGCGCGGAAAGTGATGACAACATGGACGAGGCCATTTACTGA